The Solanum lycopersicum chromosome 6, SLM_r2.1 genome has a window encoding:
- the ABCB8 gene encoding ABC transporter B family member 21 → MGEGNDLNENNTVPFYKLNEASSEEQDNAGGKQDSNMIKQIQTVPFYKLFSFADSTDIVLMIIGTIGAIGNGLSIPFMTVLFGELTDSFGQNQNNKDVLRLVSKISLKMVYLAVACGVAAFLQVACWMISGERQASRIRSLYLKTILQQDIAFYDNETNTGEVVGRMSGDTVLIQDAMGEKVGKCVQLISTFIGGFAIAFTQGWLLTFVMLSIIPLLIISGGVMSLMLSRMASSGQEAYAKAAGVVEQTIGSIRIVASFTGEKKAIADYNESLIKAYHSGAKEGLASGLGLGSLFALMYCSYALAIWYGARLILEKGYTGGQVINIIVAVLTASMSLGQASPCMSAFAAGQAAAFKMFETIERKPEIDAYDTNGKILNDIRGNIELNDVYFSYPARPDEKIFGGFSLFVPSGTTAALVGQSGSGKSTVISLIERFYDPQSGQVLIDGINLKDFQLKWIRGKIGLVSQEPVLFTASIKENIVYGKYDATPEEIRAAVKLANAAKFLDKLPQGLDTMVGEHGTQLSGGQKQRIAIARAILKDPRILLLDEATSALDAESERVVQEALDRIMINRTTVIVAHRLTTVRNADMIAVIHRGKVVEKGTHSELLKDPEGGYSQLIRLQEVNKETEKSGLDERGRLHKSMESGRQSSKRMSLLRSVSRSSSGVGNSSSRSLSISFSFPNGLSVSETANEDRETGIQEVSGKPLNVPISRLAYLNKPEAPVIIIGTVAAIINGAILPIFGILLATVIKIFYKPPEELRKDSRFWAEMFVLLAAVTLIAFPARSYLFGIAGCKLVRRIRSLCFEKLVHMEVGWFDEPENSTGIIGARLSADAAAVRGLVGDALAQMVQDSATALIGLAIAFEASWQLALIVLVMIPLIGLSGYLQMKFMTGFSADAKTMYAEASQVANDAVGSIRTVASFCAEEKVMETYRGKCEGPLKAGIKQGLISGMGFGVSNTLMFCVYATSFYAGALLVQNGKITFADVYRVFFALSTAAIGISQSSSLAPDSTKAKNAAASIFAILDRKSKVDPSDESGKTLENVKGDIELRHVSFKYPTRPDVQILRDLCLTIRSGQTVALVGESGCGKSTVISLLQRFYDPDSGQISLDGIEIQKFQVKWLRQQMGLVSQEPVLFNDTIRANIAYGKEGNAIEAEVLAAAELANAHKFISGLQQGYDTTVGERGTQLSGGQKQRVAIARAILKNPKILLLDEATSALDAESERIVQDALDRVVVNRTTVVVAHRLSTIKGADVIAVFKNGVIVEKGKHDTLINIKDGFYSSLVALHTRST, encoded by the exons ATGGGTGAAGGGAATgatttgaatgaaaataataCAGTTCCTTTTTACAAGCTGAATGAAGCCTCATCAGAAGAACAAGATAATGCAGGAGGCAAACAGGATTCAAACATGATCAAACAAATACAAACAGTTCCTTTTTACAAGCTCTTTTCCTTTGCGGATTCAACGGATATAGTTTTGATGATCATTGGAACTATTGGAGCTATTGGAAATGGATTGTCAATCCCCTTCATGACTGTTCTTTTCGGAGAATTGACTGATTCTTTTGGACAAAACCAAAATAACAAAGATGTGCTTCGACTGGTCTCTAAG ATCTCCTTGAAAATGGTTTACTTAGCTGTGGCATGTGGGGTAGCTGCGTTTCTTC AGGTTGCTTGTTGGATGATATCCGGTGAAAGACAAGCTTCTCGAATAAGGAGTTTGTATCTGAAAACTATTTTACAACAAGATATTGCTTTCTATGATAACGAAACAAATACAGGAGAGGTGGTTGGGAGGATGTCTGGTGACACTGTACTTATACAAGACGCGATGGGTGAAAAG GTAGGGAAATGTGTACAGCTGATATCAACATTCATCGGGGGGTTTGCCATTGCATTTACCCAAGGATGGCTTCTCACGTTTGTTATGTTATCGATCATTCCTCTACTTATAATATCTGGTGGTGTGATGTCCCTCATGTTATCAAGGATGGCGTCGAGTGGACAAGAAGCTTATGCCAAGGCTGCAGGGGTGGTTGAACAGACAATTGGATCCATTAGAATA GTTGCATCATTTACAGGGGAGAAGAAGGCTATAGCCGACTACAACGAGTCTTTAATCAAAGCTTATCATTCAGGTGCAAAAGAAGGGCTGGCAAGTGGATTAGGTCTTGGCTCACTTTTTGCTCTTATGTACTGTAGCTATGCTTTGGCTATTTGGTATGGTGCAAGGCTCATCTTGGAAAAAGGATATACAGGTGGTCAGGTTATCAATATAATTGTTGCTGTGTTAACTGCTTCCAT GTCCCTAGGACAGGCATCTCCGTGTATGTCTGCATTCGCTGCAGGTCAAGCAGCAGCTTTCAAGATGTTCGAAACCATTGAGAGAAAGCCGGAGATAGATGCTTATGATACCAATGGAAAAATATTGAATGACATTCGTGGCAATATTGAATTGAATGATGTGTACTTCAGTTACCCAGCCAGACCTGatgagaaaatatttggtgGATTTTCATTATTTGTACCAAGTGGCACAACTGCAGCTTTGGTTGGGCAAAGTGGAAGTGGGAAGTCAACAGTCATAAGTCTAATAGAAAGATTTTATGATCCTCAATCTGGTCAAGTTCTGATTGATGGAATTAATCTCAAGGACTTCCAGCTTAAGTGGATCAGGGGAAAGATTGGTCTTGTGAGCCAAGAACCTGTGCTTTTCACAGCAAGCATTAAGGAAAATATTGTGTATGGAAAGTACGATGCTACTCCTGAAGAGATCAGAGCTGCAGTTAAGTTAGCAAATGCCGCAAAGTTCTTAGATAAACTCCCACAG GGTCTAGACACCATGGTTGGAGAACATGGAACTCAACTTTCTGGTGGGCAAAAGCAAAGAATTGCCATTGCAAGAGCAATTTTAAAAGATCCACGAATATTACTGCTAGATGAAGCAACAAGTGCATTAGATGCAGAATCTGAGAGAGTTGTACAAGAAGCATTGGATAGAATTATGATCAACAGAACAACCGTCATAGTTGCACATCGATTGACCACAGTTAGGAATGCTGATATGATTGCAGTCATCCATAGGGGAAAAGTTGTTGAAAAAG GCACACATTCCGAACTACTCAAGGATCCAGAGGGAGGGTACTCTCAGCTTATACGCTTACAAGAAGTGAACAAAGAAACAGAAAAATCAGGCTTAGATGAGAGGGGCAGATTACATAAGTCTATGGAATCTGGTAGACAGTCAAGTAAAAGGATGTCACTATTACGATCTGTCAGTCGGAGTTCATCTGGTGTAGGAAATAGCAGCAGCCGTTCACTCTCCATCTCATTTTCTTTTCCTAATGGACTTAGTGTATCTGAAACAGCTAATGAAGACAGAGAAACAGGTATCCAGGAAGTATCTGGAAAGCCATTAAATGTCCCCATCAGTCGCTTAGCCTATCTCAACAAGCCTGAGGCACCTGTGATCATTATTGGAACAGTGGCTGCAATTATTAATGGTGCTATACTTCCAATTTTCGGCATCTTATTAGCTACCgtgatcaaaatattttataagcCACCAGAAGAACTTAGGAAGGACTCGAGGTTTTGGGCTGAAATGTTTGTACTTCTTGCAGCTGTAACTTTAATTGCATTTCCTGCAAGGTCGTACCTTTTCGGTATAGCTGGTTGTAAGTTGGTAAGAAGAATTAGATCATTGTGCTTTGAGAAGTTGGTCCACATGGAGGTAGGATGGTTTGATGAACCTGAGAACTCCACTGGTATCATTGGCGCTAGGCTTTCTGCTGATGCAGCAGCAGTCCGTGGCTTAGTAGGAGATGCACTTGCTCAAATGGTCCAAGATAGTGCAACAGCACTTATAGGTTTAGCTATTGCTTTTGAAGCAAGTTGGCAGTTGGCACTTATCGTTCTTGTTATGATACCTCTAATTGGATTAAGTGGATATctccaaatgaaatttatgacAGGGTTCAGTGCAGATGCAAAG ACAATGTATGCGGAAGCAAGTCAAGTTGCGAATGATGCTGTTGGAAGTATAAGAACTGTTGCATCATTTTGTGCAGAAGAGAAGGTGATGGAAACATACAGAGGGAAGTGTGAAGGCCCATTGAAGGCAGGAATCAAGCAAGGTTTGATTAGCGGAATGGGCTTTGGTGTATCAAATACTTTGATGTTTTGTGTATATGCAACCAGTTTTTATGCTGGAGCTCTTCTTGTTCAGAATGGCAAAATCACCTTTGCAGACGTTTACCGT GTTTTCTTTGCTCTGTCAACAGCAGCTATAGGAATTTCCCAGTCAAGCTCATTGGCTCCAGATTCAACCAAGGCCAAGAATGCAGCTGCTTCGATATTTGCTATTCTAGacagaaaatcaaaagtagatCCAAGTGATGAGTCTGGTAAGACACTGGAGAATGTGAAGGGAGATATCGAGCTGAGGCACGTAAGCTTTAAGTATCCAACGAGGCCAGATGTTCAAATTTTAAGAGACCTTTGCTTAACCATCCGCAGTGGACAG ACGGTTGCTTTAGTTGGGGAGAGCGGATGTGGAAAGTCTACTGTAATATCTTTGCTGCAAAGGTTTTATGATCCTGATTCAGGCCAGATTTCGTTGGACGGAATAGAGATTCAGAAATTCCAGGTAAAATGGCTAAGGCAGCAAATGGGGCTTGTAAGCCAAGAGCCAGTGTTGTTCAACGACACAATTCGAGCCAATATTGCCTATGGAAAGGAAGGAAATGCAATTGAAGCAGAAGTTTTAGCAGCAGCAGAACTAGCAAATGCCCACAAGTTCATCAGTGGTCTGCAACAG GGTTATGATACGACAGTGGGAGAGCGAGGAACTCAGCTGTCCGGTGGGCAAAAGCAACGAGTGGCTATAGCGAGGGCCATattgaaaaatccaaaaatccTACTATTAGATGAGGCTACAAGTGCATTGGATGCAGAATCAGAGCGAATAGTTCAAGATGCACTTGACAGGGTGGTGGTAAATCGTACAACCGTGGTTGTAGCACATAGATTATCTACCATCAAAGGAGCAGATGTGATTGCTGTTTTTAAAAATGGAGTTATCGTGGAGAAAGGGAAACACGATACTCTTATCAACATCAAGGATGGCTTTTATTCCTCTTTGGTGGCTCTCCACACGCGTTCTACCTAG